From Paenibacillus physcomitrellae, the proteins below share one genomic window:
- a CDS encoding toll/interleukin-1 receptor domain-containing protein, giving the protein MSQSIQKSLNENYQFSTSNTVFLSHRHDDKEEVKKAVGFLAQFGQRTYIDWLDHSMPSQTSSETAEKLKQRINVSNKFVLLATPGSIQSIWIPWELGLADGAKGMDRIAILPLLYKDTTWDEREYYGLYNYIEQVADGRWGVFKQGESNGVTLEHWFEL; this is encoded by the coding sequence ATGTCTCAGTCGATTCAAAAGTCTCTTAATGAAAATTACCAATTCAGCACTTCAAATACGGTTTTCTTGTCCCATCGTCACGACGATAAGGAAGAGGTTAAGAAAGCGGTTGGGTTTTTAGCGCAATTTGGTCAAAGGACATATATTGATTGGCTTGACCACAGTATGCCTAGCCAGACATCATCTGAGACGGCTGAGAAGCTGAAACAGAGAATTAACGTTTCAAATAAATTCGTGTTATTGGCAACACCGGGAAGCATTCAATCAATTTGGATACCATGGGAGCTTGGGCTAGCTGATGGAGCGAAAGGAATGGATAGAATAGCTATCCTCCCACTTTTGTATAAAGATACGACTTGGGATGAAAGGGAATATTACGGTCTATACAATTACATAGAACAAGTTGCTGATGGGCGGTGGGGTGTTTTTAAGCAAGGAGAATCAAATGGAGTTACTTTAGAGCACTGGTTTGAATTGTGA
- a CDS encoding SIR2 family protein — translation MDKDIAEFLKTYKTAIEESNAAVFAGAGLSKPAGFVNWKELLRDIAEEINLNIDKESDLIAVAQYHVNENGGNRGKINQALIDEFTKDVEITENHKILARLPIDTYWTTNYDNLIEEALKIEGKRIDSKITTENLAVTKPNSDAKIYKMHGDISLPHEAVLTKDDYENYNNKRQLFTTALQGDLVSKTMLFIGFSFDDPNLEYILSRIRILLGQNQRTHYCFMKQVQRDDFKEESDFLYAEIKQKLKVNDLKRYSIKVLLVSQYEDITAILKEVEQQYKRRNLFVSGSASNYGNWGEQRCLEFASNLSKAIIQNGNNIVTGFGLGVGSCVISGALEEIYKTRSQRVEERLISRPFPQNTTGQIPIKELWTKHRNNMIQNVGISVFMFGNKIDASTGAVIEANGMIEEFEISVNLGVIPIPIGATDFTAKKIWETVLNDFDGYVPDVGLRDRYQLLGDVSQTDKVLINTVIEIVNMLEKRKR, via the coding sequence ATGGATAAAGATATTGCCGAATTTCTGAAAACTTATAAAACTGCTATTGAGGAGTCTAATGCGGCTGTATTTGCGGGCGCAGGATTGTCTAAACCTGCGGGATTTGTGAACTGGAAGGAACTGCTTCGAGATATCGCTGAAGAAATCAATTTAAATATTGATAAAGAAAGTGATCTTATAGCAGTAGCGCAATACCATGTTAATGAGAACGGTGGAAACAGAGGGAAAATAAATCAGGCATTGATTGACGAATTTACAAAGGATGTCGAAATCACCGAAAATCATAAAATTTTAGCAAGGCTGCCTATAGATACATATTGGACAACCAACTATGATAATCTAATCGAGGAAGCCTTGAAGATTGAAGGAAAAAGAATCGACTCGAAAATAACGACCGAAAACTTAGCGGTAACAAAACCGAATAGTGATGCTAAGATTTATAAAATGCACGGGGATATTTCATTACCTCATGAGGCCGTTTTAACTAAAGATGATTACGAAAATTATAACAACAAGCGGCAGCTATTTACTACGGCTCTTCAAGGCGACCTCGTTTCAAAAACGATGTTGTTTATTGGATTTAGTTTTGATGATCCCAATTTGGAATATATTTTGAGTCGCATAAGAATCCTTTTGGGTCAGAATCAACGTACTCATTACTGCTTTATGAAGCAGGTGCAGCGAGATGATTTTAAGGAAGAATCAGATTTTTTATATGCTGAGATAAAGCAGAAGTTAAAAGTGAATGATCTGAAAAGATATAGCATTAAAGTGCTTCTGGTAAGTCAATATGAGGATATTACGGCTATCCTCAAGGAAGTGGAACAGCAATATAAGAGAAGAAATTTATTTGTATCCGGTAGTGCTTCTAACTATGGAAATTGGGGAGAGCAGCGCTGCTTAGAGTTCGCAAGTAACCTCAGTAAAGCAATAATCCAAAACGGGAACAATATTGTAACTGGTTTTGGTCTCGGAGTTGGCAGTTGTGTAATCTCGGGTGCGTTGGAAGAAATCTATAAAACGAGAAGTCAGCGGGTAGAAGAACGTCTGATTTCGAGACCTTTTCCCCAAAATACAACTGGTCAAATCCCTATAAAGGAATTGTGGACTAAACACAGAAATAACATGATTCAAAACGTAGGGATTTCCGTTTTTATGTTTGGTAATAAAATTGATGCTTCAACTGGTGCTGTAATAGAAGCAAATGGCATGATTGAAGAGTTCGAAATAAGCGTGAATCTCGGCGTAATACCCATTCCCATTGGTGCGACCGACTTTACTGCTAAAAAAATATGGGAGACTGTTTTAAATGATTTTGACGGGTATGTTCCCGATGTTGGACTGAGAGATAGGTATCAATTGCTGGGCGATGTGAGCCAGACTGACAAAGTGTTGATTAACACTGTAATTGAAATTGTGAATATGCTTGAAAAAAGAAAAAGGTAA
- a CDS encoding TIR domain-containing protein yields the protein MARKTFISYKYSEAQHTRDRIIKALGADARYYQGETSTSPNLTDRKTETIKNHLKSMIFDTSVTIVVISPNMKQSNWIDWEIEYSLKEITREDRTSRSNGIVGVIQKDYYFGGYGWILSSVTNSDGCKSRSIDESKLYEIIIKNRTNQKDPVYVCPNCQSVDSLNGSYISLVTEDDFVASPDTYIENAYEKSKRINDFEITKTIKTQQNWWSPW from the coding sequence ATGGCACGTAAAACATTCATTTCTTATAAGTATAGCGAAGCTCAACATACAAGAGATCGAATAATTAAGGCTCTTGGCGCAGATGCTCGTTATTATCAAGGTGAAACCAGCACCTCGCCTAATTTGACAGACAGAAAGACAGAAACCATTAAAAATCATCTTAAGAGCATGATTTTTGATACTTCGGTAACTATTGTTGTTATCTCTCCAAATATGAAGCAGAGTAACTGGATTGACTGGGAGATTGAATACTCTTTGAAGGAGATTACTAGAGAAGACAGAACGTCAAGAAGTAATGGCATTGTAGGTGTAATCCAAAAAGATTATTATTTTGGTGGATATGGGTGGATTCTTAGTTCGGTTACAAATTCTGATGGTTGCAAGTCAAGAAGCATTGATGAAAGCAAGTTGTATGAGATTATCATCAAGAATCGTACAAACCAAAAAGATCCTGTATATGTTTGCCCAAATTGCCAGAGTGTTGATTCTCTAAATGGCTCGTATATCTCCTTGGTAACTGAAGATGATTTTGTCGCAAGTCCGGATACGTATATCGAAAATGCATATGAGAAGAGTAAACGGATTAATGATTTCGAAATTACAAAAACGATTAAAACTCAACAGAATTGGTGGTCACCATGGTGA
- a CDS encoding DeoR/GlpR family DNA-binding transcription regulator yields MYQEQRLTWIRTYLSSHKTIKLEEICEMLGVSRDTARRDLVKLDERGDIIRVKGGAALPSSTPVLIDYTARQATEGKERIAQRAVSLIHDHYDLLIDTSSTCALMAKHMGHKTVNVLTNSIDLVDLLGKHTEIQAFLLPGKFNKKHRNLTGPRTIEMLNDFKVDQLFLGACGISGDGLTSPDEEEAFLKKKMISRARQVVLLADHTKFQREFLHKVCDLEDIDVIVTDLAPDDDMKEQMKDHDIELIIQEESEDIEWKPLK; encoded by the coding sequence ATGTACCAGGAACAAAGGTTAACCTGGATCAGAACGTATTTGTCTTCCCATAAAACGATCAAACTTGAAGAGATCTGCGAAATGCTGGGGGTTTCAAGAGATACGGCACGCAGAGATCTTGTTAAGCTCGATGAACGCGGGGACATTATCCGGGTGAAGGGGGGAGCGGCTTTGCCGTCCTCAACTCCAGTGCTGATCGACTACACCGCGCGGCAAGCCACCGAAGGGAAAGAGCGGATCGCCCAGAGAGCTGTGTCGCTGATTCATGACCATTATGATCTGCTGATCGATACATCCTCCACCTGCGCATTGATGGCTAAACATATGGGCCATAAAACGGTTAACGTACTTACCAACTCCATAGATCTGGTCGACCTGCTGGGTAAGCATACCGAGATCCAGGCTTTTTTGCTGCCGGGGAAATTTAATAAGAAGCACAGAAATCTGACAGGTCCGAGAACGATAGAGATGCTGAACGACTTCAAGGTTGACCAGCTTTTCCTGGGAGCCTGCGGCATTAGCGGGGATGGTTTGACTTCTCCGGACGAAGAGGAAGCTTTCCTGAAGAAAAAAATGATCAGCCGCGCCCGTCAAGTCGTGCTGCTGGCCGATCATACCAAATTCCAAAGGGAATTCCTGCACAAGGTTTGCGATCTGGAAGACATTGATGTCATCGTTACCGATCTAGCGCCGGATGATGACATGAAGGAACAAATGAAAGACCATGACATTGAACTTATTATTCAGGAAGAGAGTGAGGATATCGAATGGAAACCATTAAAGTAG
- a CDS encoding oxidoreductase, producing the protein METIKVGLVGYGLSGATFHAPLMGVLEEFEIAKVVSSNTDKVQQDLKNAEVVSSLEQVLADPAIDLVVITTPTHLHFEMAKQSLMAGKHVILEKPMVVEAREATELIRIAEEQGLLLSVYHNRRWDNDFLTVKKLVNEGALGEINTYQVHFDRFRPHVRDRWREQPFPGSGTLYDLGSHLIDQALNLFGWPESISADVFGQRENAQTDDYFHLVLGYSKLRVILHAGSIVAGNGPRFQVHGSKGSFIKYGIDGQENLLKEGHKPADSSFGADQPEFYGKLITVDGETEKQDTIETLPGSYLTYYKQIAASLLQGAKPPVTAQEGLAVIAIIEAALASSKEKKTIVLDRYKEF; encoded by the coding sequence ATGGAAACCATTAAAGTAGGGTTGGTTGGCTACGGTTTGTCGGGAGCTACCTTTCATGCGCCGCTAATGGGCGTGTTAGAAGAGTTTGAAATAGCCAAAGTGGTTAGCTCTAATACAGACAAGGTACAGCAGGATTTGAAAAATGCGGAGGTTGTAAGCAGCCTGGAACAGGTGCTGGCTGACCCGGCAATTGATCTGGTCGTGATTACAACGCCGACTCATCTGCATTTTGAAATGGCCAAACAAAGCCTCATGGCCGGCAAACATGTCATCCTGGAGAAGCCTATGGTCGTAGAAGCGAGGGAGGCCACAGAGCTGATCCGCATAGCCGAGGAACAAGGGCTGCTGTTAAGCGTCTATCACAACCGGAGATGGGACAATGATTTTCTGACGGTGAAGAAGCTGGTGAACGAGGGGGCGCTTGGCGAAATCAATACTTACCAGGTTCATTTTGACCGTTTCAGACCACATGTCAGAGACCGCTGGAGAGAACAGCCTTTCCCTGGATCGGGTACGCTGTATGATTTAGGCTCCCACCTCATTGATCAGGCCCTAAACCTGTTTGGCTGGCCGGAATCTATATCAGCTGATGTGTTCGGGCAAAGAGAGAACGCGCAGACTGATGACTATTTCCATCTTGTGCTCGGATATAGCAAACTGCGGGTTATTTTGCATGCCGGCTCTATCGTGGCTGGGAATGGTCCCCGTTTTCAGGTACACGGCAGCAAGGGCAGCTTTATCAAATATGGAATTGACGGACAGGAGAATTTGCTAAAAGAAGGTCACAAGCCTGCAGACTCTTCCTTTGGAGCAGATCAACCGGAGTTTTACGGCAAGCTCATTACTGTGGACGGAGAAACGGAGAAGCAGGACACGATCGAAACTTTACCGGGCTCCTATTTGACTTATTACAAGCAAATTGCTGCAAGCCTGCTGCAAGGAGCCAAACCTCCTGTAACGGCTCAAGAAGGTTTGGCGGTTATTGCTATTATTGAAGCAGCGCTCGCAAGCAGCAAGGAGAAGAAAACGATCGTTCTGGATCGGTATAAAGAGTTTTAG
- a CDS encoding NCS2 family permease — translation MDRFFKLKENGTSVRTEIIAGITTFMTMAYILFVNNLFLGPDGAGIPADGVFFATCVGAGLITIIMGLFVNIPIALAPGMGLNAYFMTVVLSSDGRITWQAALGAVFISGIIFLILTVTKIRQLLIVALPQSLKAAITVGIGLFVASIGLKLSNLIGVNLSGVTDPTQTIGGSSINFTFGDMVHSHEVQLTLIGLILIAILMALRVKGALLIGIVATTLIGIPMDVTNTSGLSGATWFPNLNDLAVGKFDLGAAFKLGLFEIVFVFTFVELFDTFGTLVGTATRAGLMKDKEKGEKMIGKAMLVDAVGVSAGAALGTSTVTSYVESTAGVAEGGRTGLTAITTGVLFLLSLFIAPLAGVVPSAATAPALIIVGVLMMGQVKSIEWDDFLYAFPAFVTIILMPFTGSIANGISAGILSYVILALCSNLVSKNKVKIHWLMWVLAVIVLARYIFIGSE, via the coding sequence ATGGATCGTTTTTTCAAGCTGAAAGAGAACGGCACATCGGTAAGAACCGAAATTATCGCGGGCATTACCACCTTCATGACGATGGCGTACATCCTGTTCGTGAACAACTTGTTCCTGGGACCGGATGGGGCCGGTATTCCGGCTGACGGCGTATTTTTCGCAACGTGCGTAGGCGCAGGCCTGATTACCATCATCATGGGCTTGTTCGTTAACATTCCGATCGCGCTGGCGCCGGGTATGGGTCTGAACGCTTATTTCATGACCGTCGTGCTCAGCTCGGACGGAAGAATTACTTGGCAGGCGGCTTTGGGCGCCGTGTTTATTTCGGGGATTATTTTCCTGATTCTGACGGTAACGAAGATTCGCCAGCTCCTGATTGTGGCTCTGCCGCAAAGCTTGAAGGCTGCAATTACAGTAGGTATTGGTTTGTTCGTAGCCAGCATCGGCCTTAAACTGAGCAACCTGATTGGCGTTAACTTGTCCGGTGTTACAGATCCAACTCAGACGATCGGCGGAAGCAGCATCAACTTTACGTTTGGCGATATGGTACACAGCCATGAAGTGCAGCTGACTCTGATTGGTCTGATCCTCATTGCGATTCTGATGGCGCTTCGCGTGAAAGGTGCGCTGCTGATCGGCATCGTGGCGACTACGCTGATCGGTATCCCTATGGATGTTACCAACACAAGCGGTTTGTCTGGAGCGACCTGGTTCCCGAACCTGAATGATCTGGCTGTCGGCAAATTTGATCTTGGCGCTGCCTTTAAACTCGGTTTGTTCGAAATCGTATTTGTCTTCACGTTCGTCGAGCTGTTTGACACCTTCGGCACGCTGGTAGGTACGGCTACTCGCGCCGGCTTGATGAAGGACAAAGAGAAAGGCGAGAAAATGATCGGGAAAGCAATGCTGGTAGACGCTGTCGGCGTCAGTGCCGGTGCCGCTCTCGGTACAAGTACGGTTACGTCCTATGTGGAAAGTACGGCGGGTGTTGCCGAGGGCGGACGTACAGGTCTTACAGCAATTACGACCGGCGTATTGTTCCTGCTGTCCCTGTTTATCGCACCGCTTGCGGGCGTTGTGCCTAGTGCTGCTACGGCCCCGGCGCTGATTATCGTCGGCGTGCTGATGATGGGACAAGTGAAGAGCATCGAATGGGATGATTTCCTGTATGCCTTCCCTGCTTTTGTAACGATTATTTTGATGCCATTTACCGGCAGCATCGCGAACGGAATTTCGGCAGGCATTTTGTCTTACGTCATTCTAGCCCTTTGCAGCAACCTGGTATCCAAGAACAAAGTGAAGATCCACTGGCTGATGTGGGTGCTGGCGGTTATCGTACTTGCCCGTTATATTTTTATCGGCTCGGAATAA
- a CDS encoding glycosyltransferase family 39 protein translates to MENNRTRTTRIRLNKSFVFFLAISLLLAMMPRIVGAADANQLLNSSFEQVSGDMPEVWSQDMWLMDQGASRLWVDHQEAHTGTSSAAVQNIQPNHARWIQKLTVKPSTYYKISGWVKTSGLPKASGGSGANLFISGVSASYPQVYDTQGGWQEVEFTGVTGPKQTEVTIAAGLGQYGALTTGTAYFDDISIEETVKPAATTAVVNMDIAKPETKRELPVSVTSTVLMLALFSLFFAYIYRIYMRKDESLRPRLDYKMLLLILLAAAFVVRIWSGLRMEGYAGDLTTFMYWAERLQQTGVGHFYEKGIFADYPPGYLYVLYVLGAIKSALSIADTSAAARLLFKLPAILADLAAGFLLYRLGRGKIGERLALALAFIYLFNPAVWIDSANWGQIDGFFAVFLLLCLNALAGRKPTHSGVWFALAVLIKPQALIFTPVLLLVFLLQKKGWKTFLLTVLYGLLTTLILAAPFYWNNGGINGFYQLYRSTLSSYPYAVLNAFNLFSLAGGNWKPLTETWGFLSFGTWGNLFLILSVALTVWFAWGSRTSLRREDPSGESRTNSKGRIFSVYLLALILIACVYLFGPKMHERYLFPALLISLFAFIQLRDRRLLLVFFGFSVTQYVNIDYVLKNYHASNSATPIDGIAIVSAIVNLAFLLYLLLTSREILFKGHIRQLPVTSRDERHMTDKLILEELEHSAISVRNPRMQRKDWMWAGAITLLYAVIALYQLGDLKSPTTYWQTTADGENFYVDLGSTQSLERINLFAGPGRGVVKMEFSNTPDHWDHAVELDLYGKVFKWNTAEALIEARYIKFTAESAQTIVHEAAIYGRGSDQAIPVASIHSEAVSAEDTGSPDQLFDEPDTDVYRPSYMNSTYFDEIYHPRTAYEYLKGMPAYENTHPPLGKILIALGIKIFGLSPFGWRIVGTVFGIGMLPLMYRMALTLFGRSRYAITATLLFALDFMHFTQTRMATIDVYAVFFLMVMYYFMHRYMSHNFYTTPIGKTLIPLGLAGLFFGIGTASKWNVAYGGAGLAVMLGMYLYARFREMKAARRWIAQNEETSIEETAGSGAASRGSLYQMTASRFTRNTIITLASCVVFFIVIPAIIYSLSFIPVLNEAAGGYTFNNLIDAQIHMYDYHSQLTATHPYSSQWWQWPFMKRPLWLYNGPDLAPGMKATMVTMGNPLIWWTGIFAILLTIWISIKRRDRMMYSVWIAYLSVYIPWVLVPRYTFIYHYFTMVPFMILSIVYMMKLGEERYIWFKKIRISYILLAALLFLLFYPALSGLTVSKGYIDNLLRWFPTWDF, encoded by the coding sequence TTGGAGAATAATCGAACCAGAACGACCAGAATCCGATTGAACAAAAGCTTCGTCTTTTTTCTTGCCATAAGTCTGCTGCTGGCTATGATGCCAAGGATCGTGGGAGCGGCGGATGCCAACCAGCTGCTGAACAGCAGCTTTGAACAGGTGTCCGGAGACATGCCTGAGGTGTGGAGCCAGGATATGTGGCTGATGGATCAAGGGGCCAGCAGGCTGTGGGTCGATCATCAGGAGGCGCATACCGGTACCTCTTCCGCAGCGGTGCAAAATATTCAGCCCAACCATGCCAGATGGATTCAGAAGCTGACGGTTAAGCCAAGTACCTACTATAAAATATCCGGCTGGGTCAAAACCTCCGGTCTGCCAAAGGCTTCGGGCGGGAGCGGGGCCAATTTATTCATTTCCGGAGTGAGCGCGAGCTATCCTCAGGTCTACGATACCCAAGGGGGCTGGCAGGAAGTTGAATTTACGGGCGTAACAGGTCCCAAACAGACGGAAGTGACTATAGCGGCGGGACTCGGGCAATACGGTGCGCTTACGACCGGAACCGCCTACTTTGACGATATTTCTATAGAAGAAACCGTTAAACCGGCTGCAACGACTGCTGTAGTCAACATGGACATTGCCAAACCGGAGACCAAACGGGAGCTTCCGGTATCGGTCACTTCTACTGTGCTGATGCTTGCTTTGTTCAGCCTCTTCTTTGCTTACATATACCGGATTTATATGCGGAAGGACGAAAGTCTGAGGCCGCGTCTTGATTATAAAATGCTGCTGCTGATCTTGCTGGCTGCCGCCTTTGTGGTCCGGATCTGGTCCGGATTGCGGATGGAAGGGTACGCGGGGGATTTAACTACCTTTATGTATTGGGCTGAACGTCTGCAACAGACAGGGGTAGGGCATTTTTATGAAAAAGGGATCTTCGCCGATTACCCTCCGGGTTATCTGTACGTTCTATATGTGCTTGGCGCCATCAAATCGGCGCTGTCGATTGCCGATACGTCGGCTGCAGCACGGCTGCTGTTCAAGCTCCCGGCGATCCTGGCCGACCTAGCGGCAGGGTTCCTGCTGTACCGGCTGGGCCGCGGCAAAATCGGCGAACGCCTTGCGCTGGCGCTGGCTTTTATCTACCTGTTTAATCCTGCTGTATGGATCGATTCGGCCAATTGGGGCCAGATTGACGGATTTTTTGCCGTCTTTCTTCTATTGTGCCTGAATGCGCTCGCGGGACGTAAACCCACTCATTCAGGAGTCTGGTTCGCACTCGCGGTGCTTATTAAACCTCAGGCCTTGATTTTTACGCCGGTGCTGCTGCTTGTTTTCCTGCTGCAAAAAAAGGGCTGGAAAACATTCCTGCTAACCGTTCTCTACGGTCTGCTTACAACGCTTATTCTGGCAGCGCCTTTCTACTGGAACAATGGCGGGATCAATGGTTTTTATCAATTGTATAGATCTACTTTGTCTTCTTATCCTTATGCGGTGCTTAACGCGTTTAATTTGTTTTCACTGGCCGGGGGGAATTGGAAGCCGCTGACGGAAACATGGGGTTTCCTGAGCTTTGGAACCTGGGGAAACTTGTTCCTGATTCTTTCCGTAGCGCTGACCGTGTGGTTTGCGTGGGGCAGCAGAACGAGTCTGAGGAGGGAAGACCCATCCGGCGAATCTCGCACAAACTCCAAAGGCAGAATATTCAGCGTTTATCTGCTGGCTTTAATATTAATCGCCTGCGTTTACCTGTTTGGACCGAAAATGCACGAACGTTACTTATTCCCGGCACTTCTCATTTCCCTGTTTGCCTTTATTCAACTTCGGGACCGCCGGCTGCTGCTCGTCTTCTTCGGGTTTAGCGTTACCCAATACGTGAACATCGATTACGTGCTGAAAAATTACCACGCCTCCAATTCAGCCACACCGATTGACGGCATAGCGATCGTTTCAGCCATTGTTAATTTGGCTTTTCTTCTCTATTTGCTTTTGACCTCTCGGGAGATTCTGTTCAAAGGTCACATCCGGCAGCTGCCGGTGACTTCGCGTGATGAACGCCATATGACGGATAAGCTGATTCTCGAAGAGCTGGAGCATTCGGCGATCTCTGTTCGCAATCCCCGAATGCAGCGCAAGGATTGGATGTGGGCTGGTGCCATTACGCTGCTTTACGCGGTTATTGCCTTGTATCAGCTGGGGGATTTGAAATCTCCGACGACTTATTGGCAAACTACGGCCGATGGGGAGAACTTCTACGTGGATCTGGGTTCAACCCAGTCGCTGGAACGGATCAATCTGTTTGCTGGCCCGGGCCGGGGGGTGGTCAAAATGGAGTTCAGCAATACGCCGGATCACTGGGACCATGCCGTGGAGCTTGATCTTTACGGCAAGGTGTTTAAGTGGAATACGGCGGAGGCCCTGATTGAAGCCCGGTATATTAAATTTACGGCGGAATCAGCGCAGACGATTGTGCATGAGGCGGCCATTTACGGACGCGGGTCAGATCAGGCGATTCCTGTTGCTTCTATTCATAGTGAGGCGGTTTCCGCTGAAGATACCGGTTCCCCGGATCAGCTGTTCGATGAGCCGGATACGGACGTTTATAGACCGAGCTACATGAACAGCACTTATTTTGACGAGATCTATCATCCGAGAACAGCTTATGAATATCTGAAGGGAATGCCGGCTTATGAGAATACCCATCCGCCGCTCGGGAAAATCCTCATTGCGCTCGGCATTAAAATCTTCGGACTCAGCCCGTTCGGCTGGCGGATTGTAGGGACTGTATTCGGGATCGGCATGCTGCCGCTTATGTACCGGATGGCGCTCACGTTATTTGGCAGAAGCCGGTATGCCATTACGGCAACGCTGCTGTTTGCCTTGGACTTTATGCATTTCACACAGACAAGGATGGCGACTATTGATGTGTATGCGGTCTTTTTCCTAATGGTCATGTACTATTTCATGCATCGCTACATGTCGCATAATTTCTATACAACGCCGATCGGCAAAACGCTGATCCCTTTAGGTCTCGCCGGTTTATTCTTTGGCATCGGGACGGCTTCTAAATGGAACGTTGCTTATGGAGGAGCCGGGTTAGCCGTGATGCTGGGCATGTACTTGTATGCCCGCTTCCGGGAAATGAAAGCGGCGAGACGCTGGATAGCGCAGAACGAAGAGACTTCTATAGAAGAGACGGCGGGGAGCGGGGCAGCGTCTCGGGGCAGCTTGTACCAGATGACGGCGAGCCGGTTTACCCGCAATACGATCATCACGCTGGCGAGCTGTGTAGTCTTTTTCATCGTGATTCCTGCAATCATTTACAGCTTGTCCTTCATTCCGGTATTAAACGAAGCGGCCGGGGGCTACACATTCAATAACCTGATCGATGCTCAGATTCACATGTACGACTACCACAGCCAGCTTACGGCGACGCATCCATATTCCTCGCAGTGGTGGCAGTGGCCGTTTATGAAACGTCCGCTTTGGTTGTACAATGGTCCTGATCTGGCGCCGGGCATGAAGGCCACCATGGTAACGATGGGGAATCCGCTGATCTGGTGGACGGGGATTTTTGCAATTCTGCTGACGATTTGGATTTCGATCAAGCGGCGGGACCGGATGATGTACAGCGTCTGGATTGCTTATTTATCCGTCTATATCCCATGGGTGCTCGTCCCTCGTTATACGTTTATTTATCATTACTTTACGATGGTGCCGTTTATGATCCTCAGCATTGTCTATATGATGAAGCTTGGGGAAGAGCGGTATATCTGGTTTAAAAAAATCCGGATCAGCTATATTCTGCTGGCTGCACTACTGTTCCTGCTGTTCTATCCGGCCTTGTCTGGCCTCACGGTCAGTAAGGGTTATATTGATAATCTGCTGAGATGGTTCCCTACTTGGGATTTCTGA
- a CDS encoding acyl-[acyl-carrier-protein] thioesterase: protein MDKSFLVWTEERTIHTSEADFRSNCRLSVLLDYLQQAADSAVNALGISWREMLDSGMGWMLMTLDLDIYHLPKFGDTVKISTWSKGTKGPIWQRDYRVAGHDGNEAVEAAAARSTWSLVDIHKRKILRPTALPVEVPPYTEDSVGDLPDKVNIPGDVQLEETTMLDIQYSSVDINGHVNNARYADFCYDTLTSEELANLDLRRFHITYIKERKLGDKLRILRSPLTDGRIYIRGQAVDEESGDETVGFEACLYFS from the coding sequence GTGGATAAATCATTTTTAGTCTGGACGGAAGAGCGAACCATTCACACCAGCGAGGCTGATTTCCGTTCAAACTGCCGTTTGTCGGTGCTGCTTGATTATTTGCAGCAGGCGGCGGATTCGGCCGTAAATGCCTTAGGGATCAGCTGGCGTGAAATGCTGGATTCCGGCATGGGCTGGATGCTTATGACACTGGATCTGGATATTTACCATCTTCCGAAGTTTGGAGATACGGTCAAGATCAGTACCTGGAGCAAAGGAACCAAGGGTCCTATTTGGCAGCGGGATTATCGGGTAGCAGGGCATGACGGTAATGAGGCCGTAGAGGCTGCCGCAGCCCGTTCGACTTGGAGTCTGGTGGACATCCATAAACGTAAAATACTCCGTCCAACAGCGCTGCCGGTGGAGGTCCCTCCTTATACGGAGGATTCGGTTGGGGATCTGCCTGACAAAGTGAATATACCGGGTGACGTCCAACTAGAAGAAACGACCATGCTGGATATTCAATACAGCAGTGTTGATATTAATGGTCATGTCAACAACGCCCGTTATGCTGATTTTTGTTACGATACCCTCACGAGCGAGGAACTGGCGAACCTGGATTTACGTCGTTTTCACATTACATATATTAAGGAAAGAAAATTAGGAGACAAGCTGCGGATTTTACGTTCTCCCCTTACCGATGGGCGTATCTACATTCGTGGACAAGCTGTGGATGAAGAAAGTGGAGACGAGACGGTTGGATTTGAAGCGTGTTTGTATTTTTCGTAA